ACCAATCAAAAGACTCAATTTAAGGGTCAAGCGTTAAACAGCCAATTGCAGGGCACTTTGGCCGTCACATGaccattgtttttcttttgactgacGTCCCTACGCCAGTCTGGAAACAAGTGTCGGGTCGAGTGACCGTATGTATTGCTGTACGCTGTTATACTTTGATGTAATCGTTTGCGAAGGACGGCGACCTAATGAGAGTGTTAAGGGCCTCCCGGCTTCCATGATACGACGATATAAAATGACTGGTATGGTTTATTTTGACTTGTGTGGCCTCTATGAATGTTGGTGAGCTAGCTAGCTGTGGAGCTAACAGCTAGTTGGTGTTGAAATGTGTTCTTGTCACTGTAGGTTAACTATTCTGTCCTCTCTGCTAGGAGAAAGGATCAGTTGCAAACGAGGCTTGATCTTTATTTAGGAGTATTGTTCGTGTCTTCATTTCACgtgtcattatcatcattttaatcttttactgtttttgtcctTTCATGTGtacgtttttttgttgtttatcatCACCAGGTTTTTGGAAAGGGAGAGCATAGACCTAATATTGCTTTGGATGGCACAAACTCTTGTGATCTGAAAGAATGAGTCATAAATGGGCTGCAAATACCTGGGTGAAAGTAAGCAGATCATTTCATTTGTGGCAGAGACATGCTCCAAAGTCAGCAGCATCACCTCCCTTGTCTGGCACCTCTCACTGCAGGGTTCGCGTACTACAACCTTATTGCAACAAGGTTGGCTATCTCAGCTGGAGGCACATCCAGCACCTAAGGATCACTGGCCGCAAGGGATGGTTCTTTAAATCTAATCAGTTTCGACAAAGGCTTGGTCTCCACACCAGCGCCCTGTGTTTGAACACTTCAGCCTCACGGTGGTCTGCTGGTCTGAGCCAACAAATGTCGCGAGTCAGGAATACACTGGACACAGTTTCTAAAGCTGTGAGCGGGACACATACAGATCTTCTCTCCAAAATCGCCAGACTCAAACCCAGTGCTTTAAAGGCTGGAAAAAAGGCTGAGGCTAGTGTTGAGTCAACGCCAAAACCTGAGGAAACTTTAGTCACGCCAACTCCTGCTCCCATTAGTGCTGCTCCCTCTTCTGCATCTGCTACACCAAAACCCGCATGTGACTCATCACCTGCCAGTCCCTCTATTCCAACTTCTGCTGCTACATTTGATGCAAGTGCCACTACCTCCACTCATCTTCACAGCTCTTCCAATGCAGCTGTCACTGCCGCAGTTCAAACTCGGTGTGAACCTAAGGAGAGAAGGCTGAGACGTGTTGTCCCCGCTGTCAAATCCACTGTAACCAGGAAGCAAGAGGAGCTTAAACCTCCATCGAGTGATTCTGAGAGCAAAAGcactgcttccaaacaaaccACAGCACTTTTCCATCCCAGCACCTTTTCAGCCAACCTGGATGAGACCTACAACTACCTGGCCCATCACATCAACTCATACTttagcagcagcacaaagactCAGGACAAGAAATTGAACAATGTTGATTCTTCCTATGCTTCCTCTCATGGTCAAAAAACGAGCAACCACGTATCGGTGTCAGATAAAAcagtctctgctgctccagttAACCCACCCTCTTCCAAGAGGGGTTTAGGACACTACCTGTCCTACTCGGCTCCCACAGTACAAGCCTTTGTGGGAAGCTACATTGCACCCCTGGTCCCCAGGTTTAGAACTGCAGAGTCCAAAAGTGCTGCAGTGGAGGTGAAGAAGTCTGAGGACGCGCCAGTCAAACAGGCTGAGGCCGCCATAAGCAAAGAGCAGaaggctgcagaggagaaagcCAAGAAACTTCTGCTTCAAAGGGAAAAGGTAGGCCTACAAAACGCaatgtttcatttgtaaatTTTGCCTAATGCTGGGCTAATATAATCTCAATAATTCAAGGATGAATGACGTGCAAACCAAAAATCATATTTTCGGTTATTGTGACAGATATTGCCATCGTGATTTGcttttttgcatttgatttaactaataatgatgatgtcTGTATAAAACGGGTATGCTCCTTTATGTCTGtatctttttgtatttttattgatCTTGGTCTCattttgtaaacattttgtCCTGTTAGTTCAAGCACAGGTTAAACTGATATGGGATATGGTTTGTGTCTATGTTTGAGTGAAACATGATTTTCTCATCAGATAGTTCTGAGAATCTGATCCAGCAGAGCTCAGTGCCTCCTGTCCACACATTGACCAGAGCTCTTGCCACTCTATATGTCTAATGTCAATGTAGTATGCTGACGTGCTGCCTGAGTTCTGGGAatctgttttcaaaaataacTCCCTTGTGTCATCAGACATCAAGTCACAGACAGTGTGTACTTTATAGTATATAGGCCAAACCAGACTGTTATGATGTGGAGATGTAAACAAAGCTGACATTTAGTCATGACAAGGTCAGATTAAGTCATTTTAAACAGGAATtgataatatattttttttactgagtaAAAAGCAAGAAACCAGGGCTGCACAAATTAGTCAAAAATATTATTAGCAGCAAATTtttgataaagataaaaaacaaaaaaacaactgcattaTAATTAACAACTACAGTGCTGCAGACCCCAATAAATCTCACACTTCctaatagtttatttttttagataaatatTGTGACACAAAAAGGATTATTCCCACAACTGATGAATCATTTTGCATTTGtgatatctgtcaaaataattgcaatatgatATTTTACTTACCATATCCTgttgcagaaacaaaacatgacatttgtcCTTTGATGTCACACAGTAGATCGATGTGATATACAGGAGGGTTATGTTCCAGTTCTAAAATtacacaaatgtaaataatggTACTAAAAcgtgtatctttttttttttttttatccacagtGGTTTTAAATGGTAACATATACTGAGTAGCAGCTTTTGTCACAATTCTACTCATGAATTAACCGACCCTGCATTTTAGTGGCTGGTTCACATTTGGGAAAGTTTAGAAGTAAGTTATTATAACTTGGGTCGGGACAAATCCAATCCAGATTCCATAGGCTGATTAAGTGATTGTCATTTTCCCATTGTACTCTTTAAAATCTTGCATAGACATTTATTTACTAATAGTTGATACTACATTGCTttggacttgtttttttataacCTTATATTGGATTGACCATAGCAATTTGCTGTCCTACTGTTTGTATGTTAACTTACTTAACCTATAGTTCAAATAATCAgctttcaaatacattttgatttaataccAGTAATCATCATTATCACTGTCAAGAAAAAAGGAGTTCTAGTATCAGTGCGAGCAAATAGCCAACTCCACGCATTGGAATCAGATGAGAAACTAAAAAACATGGATCAGTGCATCTCCAATTATAACCCAATATACTGTCAGCTGATGGTAAAATGAAtgttacaacaaaaacatttgtgtatGTGCTTCTCACTTCTTACTCCCCTCTGGTCTAGGATGCCAGTGgagaattaaagaaaacaataaaggctatattaatatatatgttatattattCGTCACTagtttttagttatttttttaaattaggtGTACACCATATCAGGTTTTAACTTGGGTCCTAGCTAATATTCAATAGCTGGACCTCACTGGTTGCACATAATTTTTTTATCCTAGATCATTGCCAGGGTGAGTGTGGACAACCGAACTCGGGCTCTGGTGCAGGGTCTCCACAGGGCATCAGATGTAAGAGTCTACATCAACAGGGTGGAGGACCTCAGCTACCATCTGCTGGAGTTTCCAGAGACTAGTGGTGTCGCAGTCAAGGTAAAAAATCTGTGCATTTCATCCCCCATTTTTGCAGAATGCTAGCATAATCAGGCTTTGTCAGCAGAGAGTCTGGTGCTGCTTAGCatataaaaaaagcaacaaatcttACGTCTGGCACTAACACATGGTGTCAAGACGGTGTTTACTGTAGCATGCTTTTCATGCATACATGATAGTGTTATATGTGGCCTGGATTGCTAAACAGCTGTAGCATTTAAATAATGTAGATACTGGACTCACGCTTGTGTAAGAGAATTTTTCCATGCCAGGCAAAATGTCAAGAGCGTGGCAACTACAGGCAGACTGCATACTGTAGCATTTATTTATGTCTCCACCTTATCTATAATGGTGTCAGGAACATATTAAATGCAAACCCGTTTCAAACCAAGACCacttttcctgctgtgtgaaCAAAAGGACAGTGCTTGGCTCAATGTACTTTCACGGTTGAAGAATTCTTTTGAGGAGCTGTGAAAATGGAAGCAGGAGAAACGAGACCACTGTGGTGACATTTTGGTGACTGACTGGAATTTGGTCTCAGTACAATTGTactgagaggaaaaatgtcCTCCGACTCCCCACAAACATGTATCCCAATTCTATCATTCAGTGTACATCATGACAGTTTCGTGTCACCTCGGCACAGAAGTCTCTCGAGGGTTTCACTGATTCTGTTGGTCGTTGCTTTCAGGTATTGTGGATTATCCAATGTCTT
This sequence is a window from Acanthopagrus latus isolate v.2019 chromosome 8, fAcaLat1.1, whole genome shotgun sequence. Protein-coding genes within it:
- the LOC119024767 gene encoding calcium-independent phospholipase A2-gamma-like isoform X1, yielding MSHKWAANTWVKVSRSFHLWQRHAPKSAASPPLSGTSHCRVRVLQPYCNKVGYLSWRHIQHLRITGRKGWFFKSNQFRQRLGLHTSALCLNTSASRWSAGLSQQMSRVRNTLDTVSKAVSGTHTDLLSKIARLKPSALKAGKKAEASVESTPKPEETLVTPTPAPISAAPSSASATPKPACDSSPASPSIPTSAATFDASATTSTHLHSSSNAAVTAAVQTRCEPKERRLRRVVPAVKSTVTRKQEELKPPSSDSESKSTASKQTTALFHPSTFSANLDETYNYLAHHINSYFSSSTKTQDKKLNNVDSSYASSHGQKTSNHVSVSDKTVSAAPVNPPSSKRGLGHYLSYSAPTVQAFVGSYIAPLVPRFRTAESKSAAVEVKKSEDAPVKQAEAAISKEQKAAEEKAKKLLLQREKIIARVSVDNRTRALVQGLHRASDVRVYINRVEDLSYHLLEFPETSGVAVKEKVIPCLLRLKQASDPGLRAAVREALALVGYHTPVKGRGIRILSIDGGGLRGILALQTLQKLEALTGKPIYKLFDYVCGVSTGAILGFMLGVFQIPLNECDDLYRKLGSDVFKQNVIVGTVKMGWSHAFYDSEAWENILKEKMGSHLLVETSRNPECPKVAAVSTIVNRGTLRAYVFRNYNLHPGVRSHYLGGCQHQLWQAIRATSAAPGYFQEFTLGNDLHQDGGLLINNPTALAIHECKSLWPNTPLECVVSLGTGRFETPGKSSSTYTSLKTKLSHVISSATDTEEVHAMLDAFLPPNTYFRFNPYMSEDISMDENRQEKLNLLQAEGVRYLERNDEKLKKVTHILTREKSSVHRMADWARLRADMYNLSLRSPKF